The DNA segment ACCATAATGCTCTGTACCACAAAACATTTCACGAAACGTACAAATAAAAAccgtttttattgaaaaaagaGGTTAAGTATgtactttaaatttaattttgaaaattgcgCCTAAGGCAAGACTTATTGTGCTCACCTTGCACTTGCGACCGTCTGCGGTTTCTTCGTCCCATTCTTGGTCCATTGTACATTCAGTAGTCATTGTCCTAGCGGTGCTTTCGCTCTTCATTTTTATAGCTGATCCGTTGATTTCAATTGTGAGTACGGGTTTCGCAATGTTTCCCATTTTCCTCAAGGCGGCCCCAACGCCTGTGATAAAGAAATATACTTGCATAATGGTTACAGATTCTCAATCAAGTCAGTCAACGTACTCCAGCTGGGATCAAATTAGTTTAAGCTTTAAAGCTGATAGAAGCAAAAATCATGTGGAAAGAATTCGCCGACCGCATGTCGCGTTTACCAGCTAATGGCGAGGTGATGCAAAAGATATAAATATGCCATAGACTACAAGGGAAAAGAGCTTTAAGAAGGAAACATCACGctaaatataaaaagaaaagGCATGGCAGAAATTTATACTGAATATGGTGCCGATGAGTAAGCAATACCTTTCAAAGTATTCAGCTAGATTAATAACTTCCAAAAATGTTGGAACctttttgatgaaataaacGCTATATTACTGTTAAACTAAACTTGTATTTTGTCAGGTAgccggtatttattagtttaCACACTAGGTTGTGCGCTTGTGCAGTTTTGCAAATCACCGACATTATATGAGCTTCAGTGGTTGATTTTACAATGAGTAAACAAATTTACTGCAGAATCATCGTAACCTTTTCTCCAGTAACGTTTTCTGTCACGTGCCTTGTCTAAGTAACTAATCAGTTCCCTTGTTTGACAGTTTTACGGGTGCCGTGTTTTGTGTGTTTGTTAGGTAGACTATAAGTTATACAGCTCGAGTCACGAGCATGCCACTCTCAACAATTAATTGCACTATGGACATCACTTTTAAGAACAAAACAAATCAACTGAATACTACCATCGAAAAAATAGTTATTTCTGAGTTTTCAGACAGTCCATATTGAAAGTAAGCATTTCGCAGTTTTCGTAGctatgcattttttgtagtaatttttgatttaacatatacaatattatttatttttaatttagtttaatacaaaaaaataaaaaatttttgtattaatgttttgaattttttgtaacTATGCAATTTTTTGCCTTAGTAGCTATGAATTTGTCCCAGAAAACCATACCATCATAAGCCATGCTGTACTGTGTCAAACATCACTTAACTATATTCAATATAGGCTGCGCAATTTGATACCTACAATGCTTTATGCTATATGGCTATATGCTTTGTAATGACAttgaaacaattcaatttCCACAATTTACGGTtgaatttatatatataagaaTAACTGGATAAGTTAACATCATGtcactttttgtaaaagtaaaatgaaGCAAATAGTTACTAAGTTCACTTACCTATAGCTTTCATGTATTCGTCAAAATTTTCGGAGTTTTTGATATTCCATGTTCCATTCAATTTAGTAgccatattttatttataaaattacaGTATGATAACAATACCTAAAAACAGCAATAATTTAGTCTAACttgaatatttcaaaaccTAAAACAAAGTTAGTTGGCACACCGTTCTGTGCAAATGGAAAAATTGCATTGAGCTCGACCCTGACCGAAGTTGATCTATAAATTACTTAACTGCACCTTAATCTGCAcaaatcacgtgaaaagtattGCTTGCACTGCAATTCAAACATTGGGGTCGCAAGTTGTAGACGAAAAGATTAAATATTGCAACCGTGcgcaaaattttctttaagcTGTCTCGTTTTAGAAAAATCTCAGTTATTTTACACGCTCCTTGATTTACAGGAAACCAGTCGCCGATCGGACCTCGACTACATGTTAATGTACAACCCACACAGCGAATGGTTACCGCCAAGACAAATAAATCAAGCCAACCAAGCAGTGCAACGTTGCTAAACACGTGGCCGGTTAACCTTCACGCCATCGTTGCCGAGCACCAAAGTTTTGGGTTAAAAGGGTTGATAAGATTAACATCACAATCGCTGTAGAAAACAGCTTTGCTTTCgctataattggcattttaaataagcttttgtgtgttctccagttggataaaatgtagatGTTGACAGCTGTGTTATACTTGGTTAatctcttattcaaacaatgAATTCTAAACCGATGTACTGACCTAGAGTTAAGAGTGTTTCAAGTAGCAATTGTgttcacggcgtaaagttgATGGTACTTGTGATGAAAACCTTTGGTGATGTAGAATATGTTAAACGATGCGATCTGTACGTAGCACGATGGAAAATGACATGTCTGTTGCTGATTGGCTGGATACAGTGGTATAAAAGCTTAGGCTTGGTTAAAATCAGGACTGGCTAGTCTCGCCGGGGCTTGTCTCTTCAGGACTGGCTAGTCTCTCTTCTCTTCTCTTCTTGGCAGTTTACCTTTTTGGATTATTCAGTATTGAATTCAAGTGATAGCCTTATTCGATGTGAATGgtgatgaaattgtttttaatgtgaCAACGATATTatatttcggacaatataacaatttagactttatgaaaGTTGTGTCACCACAACTGCATATTTTTCTCCATTTGTAATAGGCCTACAACTTCTGAAAATCTCCGAaggtttacaaattttattgggAGTTTTTAGCTGAAATATCAATTAACCCTGATTTAGGTTTAAAGAAAAGCACAGCATTGCTTTAAAACACAGATTCAAGCAATGCTGTGCTTTTCTTTGGCAGACATGTCATGTTTGCTGTGGCTGAGCGTTTGTTTGCCAATCAATCGTTTTTAGGCTTTGTTTCGTCCATGACTAACAAGCGATGTTTGCGCTGTAAGAATTGAACAATAACCTTTCAGCtctgaacaaaaaaaaaattaaatcaacatGTGTCTGGATTCTGTGGTCTCTGTAAAAGCGGGAAAATTGACGGTATGTTTAACTATGATGGTTATCTTCCAATTGCAAAGTCACACATGCTAATCTTAGTAGACTGTGTTCAGGACGCGAAAAAATATGCAACCAAACAAACTGAAAACCtttatttatcatatttttacatacaaatttaaagcaaaaaaagaataaactgtaagttctgaaaaaaaaatatgtaaaatgtataaaagttttataacaAATCCAAAAAGgatgtaataataattaatcaaagagTGTAATGATCCgaacaatttaaaacaaggCAATTTACCAAACTCCTTAAattctgtttgaaaaattttccttCGTTTTCACCTGGTATCAATCTGCTCGGTATATTGCAgtagaaaaatttcaaataggattttttttctaaaatgggTAATTCGACTGTTTTCCCATATGGAATTATCTGTTTTGTGGATCCTGCACTGTCATTTCAAACGTCATCAATCGGCAGTACTGTATAACATAAAATGACGAAACGACAACGCACCTACTTGTACTTTGCATATTAATAACTAATATTCTAACCAAAAGGATACAATGAATTCTACATGTTTGAGAGGATTTATTCCAACAAGATTTTTAGTCTTTTACTGCATATATTCATAACACGATAATTTGCATAATAACAAAAgctaacatttttattaaataaataattatatcaATGCAAACACAACTTAAATTAAATAGGCTTGTTGCTATGACCATGTTTATGtctataaataattaatgcaCAGTTAAATGAAGCAGaattacacaacaaaattttggttttcttTATACTAAGTCACGTAATTTTTAACATACTACTCTTATAGCAGCATATTTTTCATACAATGCACATACTCACATATTTACAAGAATTAGCATCACGCataaacaatttaacaaaaatgcgGCTGGTCTTAACGATTCTACCCATAACCACtgacaagttttaaaaacagctAATGAATTGACCAACTAATTAAATTCAAAGCtcattaaaattgcaaaaaccaCAATATCTCATGTATAAATTGCATATTGTTGACAATTCTTTTAACAATTAATATAGTATTTCAACATACGGTTGGTGTGTTGGGCAACAAAAATTAGACATAAATAAAGCATATTGTATTGCAATTCTGTGATGTATTTAATGCAACATAATTAAATCTAAATTAACATGCTTGACATAACTTTACATGCATACTCGAAGTACAAATGGAAACTTAGGCAATCAGCTTATCGCGCACCACTTGTGGTATTTTGTCAAGAATTTCTTGGTGGTTTCTGTATGTTGCAATGACTCCACCAGTATTGGGGAACTTAACATTGTAATCATAGCAAATTTTGTTGCCGTGGACATCAGTAAGATCACCACCAATGGCAAGGAGGATTGCTTCCGGGGCACATGTGTCCCACTTCTTGCATCCAGGTGATGCAAACACATATGCATCTGCTTCTCCTTCTAGAACACGGAGGGCTTTGTTTCCGGCACCTCCTTGACGCAAAACCTTGTCAGGCGACATGCTTTCAAGACAAAGATTGACAAGTTCATTTGAATGGGAGCGAGTCGTGATAAGGATTTTTCTCCCTGGTGGGGGCTCCGTCCTGTTCCAACCAAATGCTCCCAGCCCAACTAAACCCCAGATGGTTCGCCCAAGGTTGCTTTTCCCATTCTGGTAATTGAAAAAGGGTTGGTTAATAACGCCACCAACTGCTTTACCATCGACCGCAATTCCTATAAGTATAGTGACATGATCCAAAAGGCCTTCAGTGAACTCAGCTGTGCCATCTAGTGGATCAACCCAAACCACAATCTTTTCCTCTGGAACATCATTATAAAGCGCACACTCTTTTTCCAACACACTAGGGTCTACTCCTGCTTTAACATCAGCAGATGCATCAAGCTTTTCATCTTCTTCACCAATTACAGTAAGTTTTGGAAACTGGGATACTATCGATGCTCTAATTAATTTCTCCACAGCTCGGTCTGCTTTTGTCTGAAGGTTTCTTTGTCCACCTTTATCGATGATACCCAGGTCACCAGAATGCATAATGTCACGCACAACTTCAGCAGCTCTCTCAGCAATTCGAACTGATGATGCAAGCAAACGAAGCATTGTTGATGCCATGTTGTTATATATTTTACTCTATAACCTAGGGTGCACAGAAAGAAATGCTAtacttttagaaaaaaaagatTACTTGGATCATGTTTTAGTGCAGTACTGGGCCTACAGTCTTACAGGGGAATACAATAGACTGGTAATTTCTTTGTCTAAGATATGTTTTAGAACTAGGCGTATAGGTACAcattcattaattaattattcaattGAGCTTAAATTCTGCAATGCTTAGTAGTGTCATACACTTCCCCAGGCTGGAGAGTATGGCACTTTACatcatagtggaaagtgtggcatgTTCACGTACGAGGTTCATTAACGTGCACATggaacttttttatttgcacacagatttataataaataaacagagaGGAACTGATTATTTGAACGCCAATTACTAAGAataccaaataaataaactaagaATTAAGGCTTCAGTGTATgccatcacaccaaaatttgcgtGTTTGCACACACAAGTTTTCGTCAAAAACTGCTGTACTTTCCAGTCGagattttttgataaatcGTGCGTGCAAACACACAAATCTTGACGCctcaattatttgtttttttattataaattgttgTTCAAACAActagttttttttgtttatttattataaattggcgtgaTGAGTAAAATATCTGTGAAGCATGTTGATGGATCAATGTAGGACCGCAGTGCAGGTGTATTATATTGATTACTTTTCGCCATTGGCTGTGCGGAGCTAAAGTTAGGACGCTAACCGTTAGTTATTATAGgctagcacaataaaacacatgttCACAAACAATTAACCAGCAGGAAACACACACAACCACACTGTAAAGTTTGCAACGTGCACGGGGGATTTGTAATCTGCTCACTACTTTGTTTTACATATTTCTGCTGAGTTCTGTAACTTCTGTCCTATGTTGCGAAAGGGaattttttctcaaaacacagaaacaacatattttttgaatcAGGAGGTTAACCTAGCTGCCTAGACAGAAATCGTACCGTATGTAAACTTCATAGCAAAATATGGCACGAATTACTGTGCAATGGGGAAGTAAATAATGCTTCCAGTGTTTATACCGACACCAGCTTGATTAGGCTATATCCTGTTACCCTCTTCCGGAAAGTCGCATCCAAGATTCCATGACACGATTCACACAACATAAGGCGGTTAAAATTAATGACTCAACATTCATGTGCTGTTAGGTGAAAGGTCATAAAGCTGTGTGTTTCccttttttttcaaacctGTAAGAGCgtaagcaaaaataaaaataaatacagtatCTCTATACcattaaataaaacactttaaaaatGAGATTAAATATCTcaatatgacaaaaaatatttaaaaaatactagATTTAAGATGAAATTTGTATAAGCTAGGCTACGTAGTTAAAACATATAAATGTTACCGACTCAAACACTCTATTAACTCAACTTTACCCGCCTTCAACATAGACgcgtttttatatcaaaaacaGAATAATAACGTCATCATCGAAATTAGTGCAAAGTGGCCGGAATGACTTCGTCAAAGTAAAAAGTTGTTGTATATTTTCCATAGTTGAAAACGTAAGCAGTTTGTCTTATTCCGTATTAATATAGGTATTTAATAAGTCACATGTTAATATAATCAGAATGACTATTTCACGGTAAGTAGGTCAAGCAGCCCATAGTTAAGGCTCCGCATATATTCGTAAAAAGGcttagtttttttgtttattttataataacgtgtaattacaaaaaatatcgaAATATCCCACATGAGGCTTTGCTAGTTATCATATttagcccttattcctacgAAATTCTTGATCACGTATTCCTAATTCTTGCAATAGAATATTAATACCAAGACTTCAATTTTGGgccaaaaaattcaaattttatcaaatttcgCCTACAATTTAGGTTAACCTAAACATGCGGCCTGGAAGTTTTTATCGTGTCATTTGCTAGTGTAATCCCCACACCGAAAAACAACATTGGCCTCTGAATGATCTTCTTGGTAATCTTTGATTTAATACACTTTTTTTTAACCAGTACGTAGAACGTCCACAAAGCCATGGAAATCGCAAAATTTCAGCTCCTTAAAGATAGGGGGTTAGGAGAATTGATAtgcaaaaagtcgatttaagctgtttagggtttaattgagGTTAATGTTAGATGAGTAAGTACGTTTAGGTTACTacgttataacatttaagttaggttaacaagaaaccctgaaaatagctttgaacctacgattttttccggtgaaataatGACAGCCATTAATAATATAATTGATGTAACAACAattacttaaaacaaaaaggtAATGAAGCGGATATTATTTTAGCATAATACAATAttctaaaagaaaatattaaaccaGTCTATATTTGATACGGCCGTGaagaacatttaaaaaaatttacagatGGTTTAGTTAGTAGCCTACGacattacaaaattattaGCTATACGAAGTTAACGACATTGGTATGAATTGAACCCAAAACCCACTGGAGTctgaaaaaaatgatttagttaCAACTCTGCACAAAATCTTGACCTAAACTACCATTGATTATGTTATGTTGCAGACACAATGTTTGTCAAGTCCTGCTAACTTAGTTGTTATAACTAAGTTGTTGGAACTTATGGTAGCTTGTGACTGGATAACTTAATTCTCTCTCAGTCATGGGACTCGATCCCAATGACCTGCAAACATATACAAAAACATACAAATTcataattatttacttacaaatattgcaaatattatcaaaaacattaataacAATCAGAGTAATAAATCATGCAAACAATTcatatactgtaattataaTTACTTAAGAATGTCGCAAAAATATAACGCAAAATATACTCATGGAAAAGAGGCATGGAAggacaaaaaaattgcaagagAACAGGGAACTTTATACATATTTTATATATCACAACAAAGTGACTATTATTGCAATATATTTCGTTAACAGCATAAAAcaatttgatttgtttgtgCGAGGGACGTTATAAAATTCTGAAGAAAGTTTGAAGACAATTCATATAAGaataaaatacttaaaaagttttgagTTCAGTTAAAGAATGGTAAGATACAAAAACCACGgcaatacaacaaaatttatggAAATACTAAACTTTTACAATACTACCCATATTGGTAAAATCTCAAATTAAATAGGGCTCAATATTTCCCCATCTTAATCTTTCAAAGTCAAGTTAACAGCAGCTATCAAAATATCATTTTTTGCTTCaagataaaaatacaaaacagatgaaatatttcaaaatattcagTTACACATGAAgaaacaagaaaagaaaatggtGCTCCAGAGTATTCCCTAAAAATCGATCACATTATTAGCATAAAAACCATAAGCTTGATCAGCAAACATACAAAGTTTGGAAAAgtattgaatttaaaaaattgaagtcAAAGTAGGGTGACAAAAGAATGATTACTATTAGAATAAATAACATAATGCTCGATATTAAATATGATTTCCCATTAGTTATAGCTTAAATCACAGCAATTGACATTTAGTAGATATGTAATGCTTGTGCAACACCTGTTTAAAGGCTGTTTGTAATAATAAATAGATGCGAAAAAGTACATTAgcaattaaaattatgttatacaaaagatttaaaaaaaaactataccAGAATACTCCCACCACACAAGAGATAGCAATGCAATAAGTAAATCTGAGCAGTGGAAGAAATATGAAAGTTTGAGCAATTACatcaaataaatttcaacaaattgcaaaacttcGTAATTAAGATTCTTATTACACGATTTCGATTATTCTACCATTAGAATTACGAAAGAAATCCTTAGGAAATTACATTGtaactttacaatttttgcatATGATAAAAAGAAACATAAGTTTTGTCCACTGAAAACTATCAATCTTCATTTCGCTTTTGCTTTTGGAGAGTATGATATAGTTTTCTTGATGCAACAGCAAATAAACTAGTAAACATAAGACCAGCCCCTATCAGGCTCAGGTATGAAGGAGTGTCATGAAGAACGGTGACCTAccaacagaaaataataaaatttgaacCTGATACAGTAGTTCCAAAgtattgttgaaaaataatttttaacaatttgccTAATTTTGATGTCCCTGaagcatttttttgtaatatgataataaagtttttcataaatgccttattagtaatttttttttgatataTATGATAATGAAACTGGATGAAAAGTAACCTGTAATATGAAGATCAAGCATATCTGAAATGAACGTAGAATAGAATATGTTCCTGCCCTCTCATACCGGAGTCCAATTGTCATAAAAACCTGCCCACCCACTCCAGTAACTGCAAGAAGAATTATGTACGGGACCTCATATAGACAGGGTGATTTAAAACTACCTGTTATTAGCATGATAACTGTAGTCGTAAATGCTCCAGTTAAACTGTAGTAAAGAATGTTAAGTGATGCATGGGTAGGGGAACCAAGTTTTCTTAAAACGATTATAGTAGTTCCAGCAAATAATGCTGAGCAAAGTCCAAAAGCTACTCCAACATAATTTTCTGCGCTGTAAGTGACACCCAGACCGCTAAAAAGAAAAGCAGGCCTGGAAATAAATACTATTCCAATCATGGCAACTGTGGACATAATCCCATCAAACACAGTCAATGAATCCCCAAGTACAAAATGTCCAGCTATGCCTGTAAATATGAGGTATGAAAACTGAAGTGTAACTGCGTCCCCCACAGATATTCGCTGAACAGCTTGGTATAGACATATCATACCACATGACCCAGTGAACCCCCTCAAGAGAAGAAATTTAAACATCCCAGGAGGGCCAAAAATATCAATGGAGTTGTACTTCCAATTGTACGTTATGTATGGCATAAGCATGAGAATTGTCTGTGCACAGCGAAAGCAAGAAAGTTCTACTCCTTCAACTGATTCAATTAGCTTGACAAGCATAGAGTTGAATGAATACACCACTGCAGACATAACACAGCAGAGTACACCAAAACCATAAAATGGTGGTTTaagtttgatgtcattttcGTTCTTGGTTGTTGCTTCACTATCACtatctttgttttgtaaatactctGCCACTTCATTTGATGTATCCGACATAACGAAAGCAACTAAGTAATTCTTTTCCAAGCTGCAAATAAGATAATATTACGAAAAATTACACACCATCGCTTgtataaaatactgtgcaatTCACTTGACAACTTGACttgtgaaacatttaatatatCTTCGTTTTAAAATCATCTCTTGATGTGGCTATTTAGAGAACACAGCGGTTATACATATAATGttcttttttgcaattgtaTCCC comes from the Clavelina lepadiformis chromosome 5, kaClaLepa1.1, whole genome shotgun sequence genome and includes:
- the LOC143460684 gene encoding fatty acid-binding protein, liver-like, with protein sequence MATKLNGTWNIKNSENFDEYMKAIGVGAALRKMGNIAKPVLTIEINGSAIKMKSESTARTMTTECTMDQEWDEETADGRKCKSIMVMEGDKLVQRQKWEGKESILTRYVDGDDLLQIECVLGNIVSKRTYERA
- the LOC143460814 gene encoding 3'(2'),5'-bisphosphate nucleotidase 1-like gives rise to the protein MASTMLRLLASSVRIAERAAEVVRDIMHSGDLGIIDKGGQRNLQTKADRAVEKLIRASIVSQFPKLTVIGEEDEKLDASADVKAGVDPSVLEKECALYNDVPEEKIVVWVDPLDGTAEFTEGLLDHVTILIGIAVDGKAVGGVINQPFFNYQNGKSNLGRTIWGLVGLGAFGWNRTEPPPGRKILITTRSHSNELVNLCLESMSPDKVLRQGGAGNKALRVLEGEADAYVFASPGCKKWDTCAPEAILLAIGGDLTDVHGNKICYDYNVKFPNTGGVIATYRNHQEILDKIPQVVRDKLIA
- the LOC143459231 gene encoding solute carrier family 35 member G1-like; translated protein: MSDTSNEVAEYLQNKDSDSEATTKNENDIKLKPPFYGFGVLCCVMSAVVYSFNSMLVKLIESVEGVELSCFRCAQTILMLMPYITYNWKYNSIDIFGPPGMFKFLLLRGFTGSCGMICLYQAVQRISVGDAVTLQFSYLIFTGIAGHFVLGDSLTVFDGIMSTVAMIGIVFISRPAFLFSGLGVTYSAENYVGVAFGLCSALFAGTTIIVLRKLGSPTHASLNILYYSLTGAFTTTVIMLITGSFKSPCLYEVPYIILLAVTGVGGQVFMTIGLRYERAGTYSILRSFQICLIFILQVTVLHDTPSYLSLIGAGLMFTSLFAVASRKLYHTLQKQKRNED